The Phyllopteryx taeniolatus isolate TA_2022b chromosome 2, UOR_Ptae_1.2, whole genome shotgun sequence nucleotide sequence GATCCATATTCTGTCACTTTTCTCTTCGCTGTTTCCAGCTGATGCGCAAGCTGTTGATTTGATGCAGTTCAAGGAGCAATTCAAATCACACCTCAAAGAGGTCGCAAGACATGTAAGTCATATATATGATTGCTTTTGATTTTCTGAAGTCCATGTTCACCGAATATTCTCAGTGTTTCATATAAGCTTGACGTTTGACATCCAAGGTGTCTGTcaagatgaagaagaacactGATGAAGCTGTTTGGATCCGCATTGCGTGGGGGGACAGCTACTCTCGACCCAACAACATGAAAGCAACTTACGCTGTTCACTATCTTCAAACTCCATATGTCTTTGTGACCAGACTCGCGTCCAAGCAGAAGCGCCTGTTGTCCCAGGTGGAGAAAATGAGCATACATTGACCAATCTCGCTGACATTGTATGGTCTTGCTTTTatctaaaaatacaactttgtctTTTAGGCTCTGATTATAGCCACTCGACATGAGGCAATTAAGGATGCAAACCTCAGTGGACAAAACCTCTCAGCAATTCGGGACCTGCTGATGCAGCAGTATGAACAGGTAAGGCCATTATTGAGTGAAAGCAATATATTCCATGAACATTGAACTTTATTGGGCATCAagtaagaaaatacatttttggaccaTACTTCACAGTAATGTAATTTCTAGTACTGTGATTTGTTGTCCAGGTTTTCCCTGCCAAGTATCCTAGGCCTCTTGTAGAAAGGACTCAAATAGCATCACGTATGTATCATGTGATTGTCAATTTGTGACTATTTTATAGGCTTTCAAACATAATAACGATGTTTAGTGTGTGCGTTGTATAATTCTTAATCACGCTCAACAAGCTTTCTTTACACAGACCCCCACATAGAGCGAGAACAAGCCGAGAATGAAGTAAACAGACTTCAGATGGCCTGTGAAGTATTTGGTGCTGGCAATTTACCGCAGCTACAGTCTGTAGTTTACAAGGTAGTTTACAAGTTTTGCTTCTTTCCAATTACAATGGACTCTCCATTTCAAACATTCTACAATATGTTACAGGTCAACCTCTAATGTAAATACTTGTTTTCACAGGAAGTACTGTAATGCAAATAGAAgtatagtggaacctcaatttacaAACTTGTTCCGTGACTCCGTTCGCAAACCAAAGTGATGTGTCCTAtcgaaatgaatagaaatgcagtTAATCCGTTCAAGCCCCAGAACAAagttatattttacttttatttcatcAGCATGTagttgaaaatacaaaatataggACACTATAGACAGAAGTGTACACACCTTTTGAATATAAAGCAGTTTTCGCATATTGTTGCACTTATCAGGTTTGGAACAGTGTTGTGTTTTGGGATTTGGACACCGTTTTGGGCTAATGGTATccatagtgtatgtaaacaagtCTGTTCGGGCAGTCATGCAAAGTGAAGGACGGCATGTTGAAATGCTACACGTGGTTTACAGTAAAATGGCAGATCATGGAGCCTCCGTAACACTACTCCCAGCGAGCATGTACCGTGGCTGACAGTGGAACCCGGACTTTCACCTCTCTTAGTGCGGCTAACACTCACTGGCTGGGACTGGTGCCTCTTGAGTCTGTTAGCTAGCATCTCCTTATTCCTTTGGGAGaagactgcttttttttttaattcaaacctGTCCTGTTTGTGTGCacctactgtatgttgttaGGTGTCTTTGGGTGCGCGATACAAAACTTGATTCATCATCACAAATGTACAGACGATAGATTTCACAAAACTAAACTACGCAGCAAGATCACAAACATGAACATCGTTTTTGTGTTTAGCtagttctttctctctccccttcTATAATGTTTAGTCTTCCTGATAACACTTGCTTTGGAGTCATATTGATAGGCTAATTTAGagcaaaacacaaatacagtacctaCAATGTGTGATGTATGGAGCCAATGATGTTTACATGGCGTGAGGAAAAACTACAACTGAGCCTTCCACAGCCATGCCAAGACTGAACTGAAAATAATGCGTAAACCCAAGTAATTTTTCTTTGCAATTTTTCTTCATGAAACTGAATTGTTGGTCAGAAACTGAGGTTGTCCTGTATTCTGCAGCATAGGGTCAAGCAAACCTCTTCCACAGAGATTCCCTGAAATATACTCATCACAACTGTAAGATAAGATTCAGCAttag carries:
- the cenpn gene encoding centromere protein N isoform X3, which codes for MEDQMRCLLRRLVRRIPTQVLKVMLKKWGRLTAAQQQNIDLTPTKWALADQLLALSEENGWTVRHVAELEMIYVMDKPNQGMWHALQLVEPESDAQAVDLMQFKEQFKSHLKEVARHVSVKMKKNTDEAVWIRIAWGDSYSRPNNMKATYAVHYLQTPYVFVTRLASKQKRLLSQALIIATRHEAIKDANLSGQNLSAIRDLLMQQYEQVFPAKYPRPLVERTQIASHPHIEREQAENEVNRLQMACEVFGAGNLPQLQSVVYKHRVKQTSSTEIP